A DNA window from Citrobacter tructae contains the following coding sequences:
- a CDS encoding acetate/propionate family kinase: MSHKIMAINAGSSSLKFQLLAMPQGEMLCQGLIERIGMPNAQVTIKTLAKKWQETVPVADHREAVTLLLEKLLSHKIINSLQDIDGVGHRVAHGGESFKDSALVTNESLAEIERLAELAPLHNPVNALGIAVFRQLLPATPAVAVFDTAFHQTLDKPSFIYPLPWRYYSELGIRRYGFHGTSHKYVSHALAEKLGVPLSALRVVCCHLGNGSSICAIKGGQSVNTSMGFTPQSGVMMGTRSGDIDPSILPWIAQREGKTPQQLNQLLNNESGLLGVSGISSDYRDVEQAADSGNHQAALALTLFAERIRATIGSYIMQMGGLDALVFTGGIGENSARARAAICHNLDFLGLAVDEDKNLRNATFIQTENAMVKVAVINTNEELMIAQDVMRIAIAETVTLDISA, encoded by the coding sequence ATGTCTCACAAAATAATGGCCATTAACGCAGGCAGCTCTTCACTGAAGTTTCAGTTACTGGCAATGCCGCAAGGTGAGATGCTCTGTCAGGGGCTGATCGAGCGTATCGGGATGCCCAACGCGCAGGTGACGATAAAAACCCTTGCGAAAAAATGGCAGGAAACCGTACCGGTTGCCGACCACCGCGAAGCGGTAACGCTGCTACTGGAAAAACTGCTCAGCCACAAAATCATCAATAGCCTACAAGATATCGATGGCGTCGGGCATCGCGTCGCACACGGTGGCGAATCGTTTAAAGATTCCGCCTTAGTCACCAACGAATCGCTGGCAGAAATAGAACGCCTGGCAGAACTCGCGCCATTGCATAATCCGGTAAATGCGCTGGGCATTGCTGTTTTTCGCCAACTGTTACCCGCAACGCCTGCTGTGGCGGTTTTTGATACGGCTTTTCATCAAACGCTCGACAAGCCCTCTTTTATCTATCCCCTGCCCTGGCGTTATTATTCGGAGCTGGGTATTCGTCGCTACGGTTTCCATGGTACCAGCCACAAATATGTCAGCCACGCGCTGGCTGAAAAACTGGGGGTTCCGCTCAGTGCACTGCGGGTTGTGTGTTGCCATCTGGGTAACGGCAGCAGTATCTGCGCCATTAAGGGCGGACAATCAGTTAACACCTCAATGGGATTTACCCCACAGTCTGGCGTGATGATGGGCACCCGTAGTGGTGACATCGATCCGTCTATTTTGCCGTGGATTGCCCAGCGTGAAGGTAAAACCCCACAGCAGTTGAATCAGTTACTCAACAACGAGTCGGGGTTGCTTGGCGTTTCTGGCATCTCTTCTGACTACCGTGACGTGGAACAGGCGGCAGATAGCGGAAATCATCAGGCGGCACTGGCGCTGACGCTATTTGCCGAACGTATTCGCGCCACCATCGGCAGTTATATTATGCAAATGGGCGGTCTGGATGCACTGGTATTTACCGGAGGCATCGGCGAAAACTCGGCCCGTGCCCGGGCGGCGATTTGTCACAACCTGGATTTCTTAGGGCTGGCCGTGGATGAGGACAAAAACCTGCGTAATGCGACCTTCATTCAGACAGAAAATGCGATGGTCAAGGTGGCCGTGATTAATACCAATGAAGAACTTATGATCGCACAGGATGTAATGCGTATAGCGATAGCAGAAACTGTGACATTGGACATTTCCGCGTAG
- the pduV gene encoding propanediol utilization protein PduV, whose product MKRLMLIGPSQCGKTSLTQCMRGEALHYQKTQAIVWSPATIDTPGEYLENRCLYSALLVSACEADVIALVLNADAPWSPFSPGFTGPMNRPVIGLVTKSDLANAQHIGLVESWLVQAGAQKVFITSAVNNTGVDEMFNFLHVKEPSCLTK is encoded by the coding sequence ATGAAACGCCTAATGCTCATTGGTCCCAGCCAGTGCGGGAAAACATCGCTCACCCAATGTATGCGCGGCGAAGCGCTTCATTATCAGAAAACCCAAGCCATTGTCTGGTCTCCCGCGACAATAGACACACCCGGTGAATATCTTGAGAATCGCTGTCTGTACAGTGCGCTGCTGGTCAGTGCCTGTGAAGCAGACGTTATCGCGCTGGTGCTTAATGCTGACGCCCCCTGGTCACCTTTTTCGCCCGGATTTACTGGTCCCATGAATCGGCCTGTTATCGGCCTGGTGACTAAGTCCGATTTAGCTAACGCGCAGCACATTGGCCTCGTCGAAAGCTGGTTAGTGCAGGCGGGGGCGCAAAAGGTCTTCATTACCAGCGCGGTAAACAATACCGGCGTTGATGAGATGTTCAATTTTCTGCACGTAAAGGAACCGTCATGTCTCACAAAATAA
- the pduU gene encoding propanediol utilization microcompartment protein PduU, with the protein MEMQPTTDRMIQEYVPGKQVTLAHLIANPGKDLFKKLGLQDSVSAIGILTITPSEASIIACDIATKSGAVEIGFLDRFTGAVVLTGDVSAVEYALKQVTRTLGEMMRFTACPITRT; encoded by the coding sequence ATGGAAATGCAACCGACGACGGACCGTATGATTCAGGAATATGTGCCCGGCAAGCAGGTCACTCTGGCCCATCTTATCGCGAATCCAGGTAAAGATTTATTCAAGAAACTGGGCTTGCAGGATTCAGTCTCGGCGATTGGCATTCTAACCATTACGCCTAGCGAAGCCTCGATCATCGCCTGTGATATCGCCACTAAATCGGGCGCGGTGGAGATTGGCTTTCTTGACCGCTTTACCGGTGCCGTCGTATTAACCGGTGATGTTTCAGCCGTTGAGTATGCGCTAAAACAGGTTACCCGCACGCTGGGTGAAATGATGCGTTTTACCGCCTGCCCAATTACGCGGACGTGA
- the pduT gene encoding propanediol utilization microcompartment protein PduT, which yields MSQAIGILELTSIAKGMEAGDAMLKSANVNLLVSKTICPGKFLLMLGGDVGAVQQAIATGTSLAGDMLVDSLVLPNIHASVLPAISGLNSVDKRQAVGIVETWSVAACICAADRAVKASNVTLVRVHMAFGIGGKCYMVVAGDVSDVNNAVTVASESAGEKGLLVYRSVIPRPHESMWRQMVEG from the coding sequence ATGTCTCAGGCTATAGGGATTTTAGAACTCACCAGCATTGCCAAAGGGATGGAGGCTGGCGATGCGATGCTGAAAAGCGCCAATGTGAATTTGCTGGTCAGTAAAACCATCTGCCCAGGAAAATTTTTGCTCATGCTCGGTGGCGACGTTGGCGCAGTACAGCAGGCGATTGCTACAGGAACTTCCCTTGCGGGGGATATGCTCGTCGACAGCCTGGTATTGCCCAACATTCATGCCAGCGTTTTGCCGGCGATCAGTGGTCTTAACAGCGTAGATAAACGTCAGGCGGTTGGGATTGTCGAAACCTGGAGCGTAGCAGCCTGCATTTGTGCCGCCGATCGCGCGGTTAAAGCCTCTAATGTCACGCTGGTACGGGTGCATATGGCATTTGGTATTGGTGGTAAATGCTACATGGTTGTCGCGGGCGATGTTTCCGATGTGAATAACGCCGTGACGGTCGCCAGCGAAAGTGCGGGTGAAAAAGGTCTGCTGGTCTATCGCTCGGTGATCCCACGCCCGCATGAAAGCATGTGGCGACAAATGGTGGAGGGGTAA
- the pduS gene encoding cobalamin reductase PduS, with product MNTAMTAEISIYDAQTIRERVRVAGVVGAGGAGFPAHVKLQAQVDTFLVNAAECEPMLKVDQQLMASQTARLIRGVQYAMKATGASAGIIALKEKYQNAINALTPLLPADIRLHILPDVYPAGDEVLTIWMATGRRVPPAALPVSVGVVVNNVQTVLNIARAVEQQYPVTRRTLTVNGAVARPVTLTVPVGMSLREVLALAGGATVDDPGFINGGPMMGGLITSLDTPVSKTTGGLLVLPKSHALIQRRMQDERTVLSVAKTVCEQCRLCTDLCPRHLIGHELSPHLLVRAVNYQQAATPQLLLTALTCSECNVCESVACPVGISPMRINRMLKRELRALNHRYEGPLNPEDEMAKYRLIPVKRLITKLGLSDWYHDAPLDLTDYPTEKTTLLLRQHIGVSAIPCVQKDERVVRGQCVADVPPGALGAPVHASIDGIVSEITEQSITVIRG from the coding sequence ATGAATACAGCCATGACGGCGGAAATATCTATTTATGATGCGCAAACGATACGCGAACGCGTGCGGGTTGCAGGTGTGGTGGGAGCCGGTGGAGCTGGCTTTCCTGCACACGTAAAACTGCAGGCACAGGTCGATACGTTTCTGGTCAATGCAGCAGAATGCGAACCAATGCTGAAGGTTGATCAGCAATTAATGGCCTCGCAGACGGCCCGTCTGATACGAGGCGTACAGTATGCCATGAAGGCCACCGGGGCCAGCGCAGGCATTATTGCCCTTAAAGAAAAGTATCAGAACGCGATCAATGCATTAACACCTCTCCTGCCCGCCGACATCAGGTTACACATTTTGCCTGATGTCTATCCGGCTGGCGACGAGGTGCTGACCATCTGGATGGCAACCGGACGGCGTGTTCCCCCTGCCGCGCTCCCGGTTAGCGTAGGTGTGGTGGTCAATAATGTTCAGACCGTGCTTAACATTGCCCGAGCCGTTGAACAGCAGTATCCCGTTACGCGTCGTACGTTGACCGTCAACGGGGCAGTTGCCCGGCCAGTCACCCTGACCGTACCTGTCGGTATGTCGTTACGCGAAGTTCTGGCGCTGGCTGGCGGCGCTACCGTCGACGATCCTGGATTTATTAACGGCGGACCGATGATGGGCGGTCTGATTACCTCGCTGGATACGCCGGTCAGTAAAACGACCGGGGGCCTGTTGGTGCTACCAAAATCTCATGCGTTGATCCAGCGACGGATGCAGGATGAACGTACCGTACTTTCGGTGGCAAAAACAGTCTGCGAGCAGTGCCGCTTGTGCACGGATCTGTGTCCAAGGCATCTGATTGGTCATGAGCTATCGCCACATCTGCTGGTTCGCGCAGTTAACTATCAGCAAGCCGCCACACCGCAATTGCTGCTTACTGCCCTAACCTGCTCTGAATGCAATGTCTGTGAAAGCGTGGCCTGCCCGGTGGGAATTTCTCCGATGCGTATTAACCGCATGCTTAAACGCGAACTGCGTGCGCTCAACCATCGCTACGAAGGGCCGCTAAACCCTGAAGATGAAATGGCGAAATACCGACTGATCCCAGTTAAACGATTAATAACCAAACTGGGTCTCAGTGACTGGTATCACGATGCGCCGTTAGACCTGACAGATTATCCCACTGAAAAAACAACGCTGTTGTTGCGCCAGCATATCGGTGTCAGCGCTATCCCATGTGTACAAAAAGACGAACGCGTTGTGCGCGGTCAATGTGTTGCCGATGTACCGCCAGGTGCATTAGGTGCTCCGGTTCACGCCAGTATTGACGGTATTGTCAGCGAGATCACGGAACAGTCCATCACGGTAATAAGAGGTTAA
- a CDS encoding 1-propanol dehydrogenase PduQ, producing the protein MNSFSLQTRLYSGQGSLSVLKRFTNKHIWIICDGFLARSPLIETLRAALPADNRISVFSDITPDPTIKTVVQGIAQMQSLQPDVVIGFGGGSALDAAKAIVWFSRQFGIEIETCVAIPTTSGTGSEVTSACVISDPDKGIKYPLFNNALYPDMAILDPMLVVSVPPAITANTGMDVLTHALEAYVSTKASDFTDALAEKAAQIVFQYLPVAVSKGDCLVTRGKMHNASTLAGMAFSQAGLGINHAIAHQLGGQFHLPHGLANALLLTSVIHFNARDSRAAKRYTRFAKACHLCPDNANDTAALNALIHHIEQLKKQCALPSFADALKNGKQTWSQRIPSMVQAALADATLQTNPRVADAGAIQELLEELL; encoded by the coding sequence ATGAATAGCTTTTCACTGCAAACTCGATTGTACAGCGGCCAGGGTAGCCTGAGTGTGCTCAAACGCTTCACAAATAAACATATCTGGATTATTTGCGATGGTTTTCTTGCACGTTCGCCGCTGATTGAAACGCTGCGCGCCGCGCTGCCTGCGGATAATCGCATTAGCGTATTCAGTGATATCACCCCCGATCCCACCATCAAAACAGTAGTACAAGGGATTGCGCAAATGCAGTCCCTACAACCGGACGTCGTGATTGGTTTTGGTGGGGGATCGGCGCTAGATGCAGCGAAAGCTATTGTCTGGTTCAGCCGTCAGTTTGGCATCGAAATCGAAACCTGTGTGGCAATCCCTACCACCAGCGGCACAGGTTCTGAAGTGACCAGCGCCTGCGTAATCAGCGATCCGGATAAAGGCATTAAATATCCGTTATTTAATAACGCGCTCTACCCGGATATGGCGATCCTTGACCCAATGCTGGTCGTCAGCGTACCACCCGCCATCACCGCCAATACCGGAATGGACGTGCTGACACATGCTTTGGAGGCATACGTTTCCACAAAGGCCAGCGACTTCACTGACGCACTGGCTGAAAAAGCCGCACAAATCGTCTTCCAGTATCTGCCCGTCGCTGTCAGCAAAGGCGATTGTCTGGTCACCCGGGGAAAAATGCACAACGCCTCGACGCTCGCGGGAATGGCATTTAGCCAGGCAGGCCTTGGGATTAACCATGCAATAGCCCATCAACTTGGCGGTCAGTTTCATCTGCCGCACGGTCTTGCCAACGCGCTACTCCTGACGTCTGTCATCCACTTTAATGCCCGCGATTCCAGGGCCGCAAAACGGTATACCCGCTTCGCGAAGGCCTGCCACTTATGCCCTGATAACGCAAACGATACGGCGGCACTCAACGCGCTAATTCATCATATTGAGCAACTCAAAAAACAGTGTGCGTTGCCCTCTTTCGCTGACGCGCTCAAAAACGGAAAGCAAACCTGGTCACAGCGTATCCCATCGATGGTTCAGGCTGCGCTGGCAGATGCCACGCTGCAAACGAACCCACGCGTTGCTGATGCCGGTGCCATCCAGGAACTGCTCGAGGAATTACTATGA
- the pduP gene encoding CoA-acylating propionaldehyde dehydrogenase PduP: MNTSELETLIRTILTEQLAPAKAEIKGNGIFPSVGEAVDAAHQAFLRYQQCPLKTRSAIISAMREELTPHLSSLAAESAAETGMGNKEDKFLKNKAALDNTPGIEDLTTTALTGDGGMVLFEYSPFGVIGSVAPSTNPTETIINNSISMLAAGNSVYFSPHPGAKAVSLKLIAMIEDIAFRCCGIRNLVVTVTEPTFEATQQMMAHPKIAVLAITGGPGIVAMGMKSGKKVIGAGAGNPPCIVDETADLVKAAEDIINGASFDYNLPCIAEKSLIVVNAVAERLVQQMQSFGAMLLNSEEVDKLRAACLPEGAANKKLVGKSPATLLEAAGIPVPAKAPRLLIGIVNADDPWVTSEQLMPMLPVVTVNDFDSALTLALKVEEGLHHTAIMHSQNVSRLNLAARTLQTSIFVKNGPSYAGIGVGGEGFTTFTIATPTGEGTTSARTFARSRRCVLTNGFSIR, translated from the coding sequence ATGAATACGTCAGAACTTGAAACCCTTATCCGTACCATTTTGACTGAACAACTCGCACCGGCAAAAGCAGAGATAAAAGGTAACGGTATTTTTCCGTCCGTCGGTGAGGCAGTAGATGCGGCGCATCAGGCCTTTTTACGTTATCAGCAATGTCCACTGAAAACGCGTAGTGCCATCATTAGCGCCATGCGGGAAGAACTAACGCCTCATCTTTCCTCATTGGCTGCAGAAAGCGCAGCCGAAACGGGTATGGGCAACAAAGAGGATAAGTTCCTCAAAAATAAAGCCGCTCTGGATAACACCCCCGGTATCGAAGATCTGACCACAACTGCGCTGACCGGTGACGGTGGCATGGTGTTATTCGAGTATTCTCCGTTTGGCGTAATAGGTTCCGTTGCCCCTAGCACCAACCCAACAGAAACCATCATTAATAATAGTATCAGTATGTTGGCCGCTGGAAATAGCGTTTACTTCAGTCCGCACCCGGGTGCTAAAGCAGTTTCACTCAAGCTGATTGCCATGATTGAAGATATTGCCTTTCGCTGCTGCGGGATCCGGAATCTTGTCGTCACGGTCACAGAACCCACTTTTGAAGCTACCCAGCAGATGATGGCGCATCCTAAAATCGCAGTTCTGGCAATTACCGGTGGCCCCGGTATTGTGGCTATGGGTATGAAAAGCGGGAAAAAAGTTATTGGCGCAGGTGCAGGCAACCCACCCTGTATTGTTGATGAAACTGCCGATCTGGTTAAAGCCGCAGAAGACATCATCAACGGCGCATCATTTGATTACAACCTACCCTGCATTGCTGAGAAGAGCTTAATTGTTGTCAATGCCGTTGCCGAACGTCTGGTTCAACAAATGCAGTCTTTTGGCGCGATGCTTCTCAATAGCGAAGAGGTAGATAAACTGCGCGCGGCCTGTTTGCCTGAGGGCGCGGCCAATAAAAAGCTAGTTGGGAAAAGCCCCGCAACGCTATTAGAAGCCGCAGGGATACCGGTTCCGGCAAAAGCACCTCGCCTGTTGATTGGCATCGTCAACGCGGACGATCCATGGGTCACCAGCGAACAGTTGATGCCTATGCTGCCCGTTGTGACCGTAAACGATTTTGACAGCGCGCTAACGTTAGCGCTGAAGGTTGAAGAGGGACTGCACCACACAGCCATCATGCATTCGCAGAATGTGTCACGTTTGAATCTTGCCGCTCGCACGCTTCAGACGTCGATTTTTGTGAAAAATGGCCCCTCTTACGCTGGTATTGGCGTCGGCGGTGAAGGTTTCACCACCTTTACCATCGCCACGCCAACCGGCGAAGGGACAACGTCTGCGCGAACATTTGCACGTTCCCGTCGTTGCGTGCTGACCAACGGTTTTTCTATCCGCTAA
- the pduO gene encoding two-domain cob(I)yrinic acid a,c-diamide adenosyltransferase PduO, with amino-acid sequence MAIYTRTGDAGTTALFTGQRVSKTHPRVEAYGTLDELNAALSLCVCAVKKPQHRMLIEEIQLQLFWFSAELASESEQPTPDQRYISSEEISALEAAIDTAMGRIPPLRSFILPGRCEAASRLHFARTLARRAERRLVELSADVSIRHVLMRYINRLSDCLYALARAEDYDAHQSTIIQKVAERYVAATRTSAIQESAMSLSFQELHQLTRTAVARAEALQIPVVICIVDANGTETVTWRMPDALLVSSELAPKKAWTAVAMKTATHELSSAVQPGAALYGLESHMQGKVVTFGGGYALWREGLLLGGLGISGGSVEQDMDIAETAIAAINVRTHQ; translated from the coding sequence ATGGCGATTTATACCCGCACGGGCGATGCCGGTACAACAGCGCTCTTTACCGGACAGCGTGTCAGTAAAACGCACCCACGCGTTGAGGCTTACGGCACGCTGGATGAACTTAACGCAGCACTGAGCCTGTGCGTGTGTGCGGTAAAAAAACCGCAGCACCGCATGTTAATTGAAGAGATCCAGTTACAGTTGTTTTGGTTCAGTGCTGAACTTGCCAGTGAAAGCGAGCAGCCAACGCCCGATCAGCGCTACATCAGCTCGGAAGAAATTTCGGCACTTGAGGCCGCCATCGATACCGCTATGGGGCGAATTCCTCCCCTACGCAGCTTTATTTTACCCGGGCGCTGTGAAGCCGCCAGCCGTCTGCACTTCGCCCGTACGCTTGCTCGCCGCGCCGAAAGACGGCTTGTCGAACTCTCAGCAGATGTCTCCATCCGACATGTACTGATGCGTTATATCAACCGCTTGTCCGACTGCTTGTATGCACTGGCGCGCGCTGAAGATTATGACGCCCACCAAAGCACTATCATCCAAAAAGTGGCTGAACGTTACGTGGCAGCGACCCGGACATCAGCCATTCAGGAGTCTGCTATGTCATTGTCTTTTCAGGAACTCCATCAGCTCACTCGTACTGCGGTGGCGCGCGCGGAAGCACTCCAGATCCCTGTCGTCATCTGCATCGTGGATGCTAACGGTACAGAAACGGTGACCTGGCGCATGCCTGACGCCTTGCTCGTCAGTAGCGAACTTGCACCGAAAAAAGCATGGACCGCCGTAGCGATGAAAACCGCCACGCATGAACTGAGCTCTGCGGTGCAACCAGGCGCCGCACTTTACGGTCTGGAAAGCCATATGCAGGGAAAAGTCGTCACGTTTGGTGGCGGGTACGCACTGTGGCGAGAGGGTTTACTCCTTGGGGGTCTTGGCATCAGCGGAGGAAGCGTTGAGCAGGATATGGACATTGCAGAAACCGCCATTGCGGCGATTAACGTGAGAACACATCAATGA
- a CDS encoding EutN/CcmL family microcompartment protein, with the protein MHLARVTGVVVSTQKSPSLVGKKLLLVRRVSADGELPEPPITGDEVAVDSVGAGTGELVLLSSGSSARHVFTGPNEAIDLAIVGIVDTLSR; encoded by the coding sequence ATGCATCTGGCACGCGTTACAGGCGTCGTGGTATCCACGCAAAAATCACCGTCACTGGTTGGAAAAAAACTGTTACTGGTTCGTCGAGTAAGCGCCGACGGTGAACTTCCAGAACCGCCAATTACGGGTGACGAAGTCGCGGTTGACTCTGTGGGTGCCGGTACCGGTGAACTGGTTTTACTCAGCAGCGGCTCCAGCGCCAGGCACGTTTTTACCGGCCCAAATGAGGCTATCGATCTGGCCATCGTCGGCATTGTCGACACGCTTTCTCGCTAG
- the pduM gene encoding microcompartment protein PduM, which produces MNNELLQRIIGEVVSRLKKRAESTLSLSVAQLREADPQALVCQYSSLCILQANLPLLEHIAQYDTSDVSVVTIHEALACGVHVRISLQHQLLPSIPVRKLARLPLEFSDERGQIIVLHPETLLSYADVARLQGGFLVLRRRCVVTALAKEAVSMRNIQLIKQE; this is translated from the coding sequence ATGAACAACGAACTGCTGCAACGCATCATCGGGGAGGTCGTATCCCGATTAAAAAAACGCGCGGAAAGTACGCTCTCCCTGAGCGTCGCGCAGTTACGGGAAGCCGATCCCCAGGCACTCGTTTGTCAGTACTCCTCTCTATGCATCCTGCAGGCCAATCTGCCGTTGTTGGAGCACATTGCACAATACGATACATCCGATGTGTCAGTGGTCACGATCCACGAAGCCCTGGCCTGCGGCGTTCACGTAAGGATATCGCTGCAGCATCAATTACTGCCGTCGATCCCCGTACGTAAACTCGCACGCTTGCCGCTGGAGTTCAGCGATGAACGGGGGCAAATCATCGTACTGCATCCCGAAACGCTTTTGAGTTATGCCGATGTAGCCCGGTTACAGGGTGGATTTCTGGTGCTACGCCGTCGATGTGTCGTTACCGCGCTGGCAAAAGAAGCCGTCAGTATGCGAAATATCCAATTAATTAAGCAGGAGTAA
- a CDS encoding phosphate propanoyltransferase, whose translation MDKQQLETTVSKVLDEMRERPIPLGISNRHIHLCAKDYARLFPNQPISEKKGLLQPGQYAAEQTVTLVGPKGQLKNVRLLGPLRNTSQVEISRTDARTLGINAPLRMSGNIQGTPGIRLVSPFAELDITSGVIVAQRHIHMSPLDALILRVSHGDKVSVAINGDERRLIFDNVAVRVSPDMRLEMHIDTDEANAAGADNPQAFATLVTSR comes from the coding sequence ATGGATAAACAACAACTGGAGACAACGGTCAGTAAAGTACTGGATGAAATGCGCGAACGCCCTATTCCGCTAGGGATCTCTAATCGCCATATCCATCTTTGTGCTAAAGATTACGCCCGTTTGTTTCCAAATCAGCCCATCAGCGAGAAAAAAGGCCTGCTGCAGCCAGGACAATATGCAGCAGAGCAGACCGTCACGCTGGTCGGGCCGAAAGGCCAGTTAAAGAATGTGCGTTTACTTGGCCCACTGCGTAACACCAGTCAGGTGGAAATTTCCCGCACCGATGCCCGCACGTTGGGTATTAACGCACCGCTACGTATGTCGGGCAATATTCAGGGTACGCCAGGCATTCGCCTTGTTAGCCCTTTTGCTGAACTGGATATCACTTCCGGAGTGATTGTCGCCCAGCGACATATTCATATGTCACCGCTTGATGCGCTGATCCTGCGCGTGTCGCATGGCGATAAAGTCTCCGTCGCGATCAATGGCGATGAACGTCGGTTGATTTTCGATAATGTCGCTGTGCGCGTCTCACCGGATATGCGTCTTGAAATGCATATTGATACTGATGAAGCCAATGCTGCGGGAGCAGATAATCCGCAGGCATTCGCCACGCTGGTGACATCACGATGA
- a CDS encoding BMC domain-containing protein — MKQSLGLLEVSGLALAISCADVMAKAASITLVGLEKTNGSGWTVIKIIGDVASVQAAISTGSSFADQRDGLVAHKVISRPGEGILSHSVVSTPEPIPEPTPVLVEEEMIVESELPETLQDADLISCNLCLDPACTRQKGEPRSLCLHSGKRGDA, encoded by the coding sequence GTGAAGCAATCACTGGGATTACTCGAAGTTAGTGGTCTGGCATTAGCCATCAGTTGCGCGGATGTCATGGCGAAAGCCGCCTCCATCACGCTGGTGGGCCTCGAAAAAACCAACGGCTCTGGCTGGACGGTGATCAAAATTATCGGTGATGTGGCCTCCGTTCAGGCGGCCATTTCCACCGGTTCCAGCTTTGCAGATCAGCGGGATGGTCTGGTTGCACACAAAGTCATTTCCAGGCCCGGGGAAGGCATCCTTTCGCACAGCGTTGTTTCAACACCTGAACCCATCCCTGAACCGACACCTGTCCTGGTGGAAGAAGAGATGATTGTGGAAAGTGAATTACCCGAAACTCTACAAGATGCGGACTTGATTAGCTGCAATTTATGTCTCGATCCTGCCTGTACGCGCCAGAAGGGAGAGCCTCGCTCACTCTGCCTGCATTCTGGCAAACGAGGTGACGCGTAA
- the pduJ gene encoding propanediol utilization microcompartment protein PduJ has translation MNNALGLVETKGLVGAIEAADAMVKSANVQLIGYEKIGSGLITVMVRGDVGAVKAAVDAGSAAASAVGEVKSCHVIPRPHSDVEAILPKSA, from the coding sequence ATGAATAACGCACTGGGACTGGTTGAAACAAAAGGGCTTGTCGGCGCTATTGAAGCCGCTGATGCCATGGTGAAATCCGCTAACGTGCAGTTAATTGGCTACGAAAAAATTGGCTCGGGCCTTATCACCGTCATGGTTCGTGGTGATGTCGGTGCGGTTAAAGCCGCTGTAGATGCAGGGAGCGCCGCCGCCAGCGCCGTTGGTGAGGTGAAATCCTGCCACGTTATCCCGCGTCCACACAGCGACGTCGAAGCAATTTTACCTAAATCCGCTTAA
- a CDS encoding glycerol dehydratase reactivase beta/small subunit family protein: MESNLSAPAIVIFTQGDCTSLWNDVLLGIEEEGIPFVIRESHSTDTIHSAWLAACQSPLLVGIGCNQEQLVVHYKNLPTSAPLFTLTYQQDSHARRSIGNNAARLVKGIPFKECHS, encoded by the coding sequence ATGGAAAGTAACCTCAGCGCACCGGCTATCGTGATCTTCACCCAGGGAGACTGCACTTCACTCTGGAATGACGTCCTGCTGGGTATTGAAGAAGAAGGGATCCCTTTTGTGATCAGGGAAAGCCACTCTACCGACACTATCCACAGCGCATGGCTGGCGGCATGTCAGTCACCGCTGCTCGTCGGCATCGGATGCAACCAGGAACAACTGGTTGTGCACTATAAAAACTTACCGACTTCAGCGCCGCTTTTTACGCTGACGTATCAACAAGATAGCCACGCTCGTCGGAGCATTGGTAATAACGCTGCGCGGCTGGTTAAAGGCATCCCCTTCAAGGAATGCCACTCATAA